Genomic window (Pelagicoccus sp. SDUM812003):
TGTCACGCATTTGGGCTTTCTTCTTCAGGTCCTCTCGTTTGTCAAAAAGCTTTTTGCCCACGCAGATGCCGATCTCCACCTTGATGAGAGCCTCCTTGAAATACATCCGAGTCGGGATGGCGGTCTTGCCGCCGGCCTCCAAGGCGCGTTCTATCTTTCGCAACTCCGACTTCTTGAGTAGCAGCTTGCGCTCGCGGCGAGGGATGTGGTTGTTGATGTTCCCGAAGGCGTATTCGTCGATGTGAAGCCCGTTGATGAAAAACTCGCCTTTGTGGAAGCGGCAGAAGCCCTCCGAGATCTGGGCCTTGCCCGCTCGGATCGACTTCACCTCGGTGCCGGTCAGCGCGATGCCCGCCTCGTAGGTGTCCTCCACGTGGTAGTCGCGGTGCACCTTGGCGTTGCGGATGTCCTGGGGCTTGCCGGACTTCGACCCTTTTCTGCTTTTGGCTGCCATCGTTCGGTGACTCTTCTATCCTAGAAACGAAAAAAGCGCGGCGGACTCAGGTCTACCACGCGTCGCATTCGAAAACCGGTCCGAGCGTCGCGCCCGAAACCGACTCTGCGCTATTCCGCCAGCTCGTAGCTGATCTTGCCCTCGATGATCTCGCGAAGAGCGATATCCTCGGGATTCAACTTTTCGAGCGACTCCACCAATGGGCGGTTGCCGTGGCGCAGCTGACGAACGCGGCGTGATACCACATTGATCAAAATGTTCGGGTCCTTGATGACCTTGCGTGCTTCTTTTATATAATCTTCTCTCAAAGCGAACCTCCGTGAAATTAAGAATCCGCCCTTTTACCTTGCTGCCAACCTGCGTCAAGTGATTATTCGGCAAAGTCTTGCTCCCAATGCCTGCCATGCCCGAATCAGACACCTCCCTCTTCGTTTGCTGGACCACCGCTCCGGACCGCGAAATCGCCCAGAAGCTGGCCAGTCTGGCCATCGAAAAAGGAGCCGCGGCCTGCGCCCAGATCGACGGTCCGATCAACTCCGTGTACCTGTGGAAGGACCAAGTGGAAACGGATCAGGAGTTTCGCCTCTGGTTCAAAACCACCCGGCGCTGCCTCGACGCGCTGGAGGAGCTGGTCGCGGAAAACCACCCCTACGACACTCCGCAGTGGGTCTGCCTGAAGGCCGAAAAAGTTTCAGAAAAGTACTTGAAATGGGCAGGCGATGTCGCCAATTTACGCGGCTTCGCTTAAACCGGAACCATTTTTTATCATGTCTCAGCATCCAAGCTACAAGTCCAACGCCGCCACCGGCGCCAAGCGCAACGTCCTAAAACGCTTCGAGCGTGTAGAGCTTCTTCGCAAGCGCGGCCAATGGAAAGATGGCGATCGCGTCAGCGGTCTCCGCAAGACCAAACCGGAAGCCTAAAGCGCTGAGCAAATTTATTTTCCCTAAAACGTCGCCTCATGCAGGCGACGTTTTTTTTGCGCCACGCGAAACGCCCCGGCGACGCTCCGGTCCGATGCATGGGCCTAGCGACTGTGGCCCCAAGCGCCACCGACCCGCATCCTACCTCACGAACATGCGATTGATCAGACTGGTGAGCCGGGCCCCAGCGCCGCCAAACAGATCGTCGCGGGCAAGATCCATGCAGTATTTGCCCTCCAGCAAGTCCGGACGAAGGGCTCGCGCCGTCAGCCAGCGGTCCTTGCCCTCCATCTCGAGCGAAGTGAGGGCTCGAAAGCGCGTCGGCAGGCCGTACCACGTCAGTTCGATGAGCCACCCGGCGTGATCGTCCGGAAGACGCACGTTCGCCATGAGGTGCGGGTTGACCTCCAAGAGATCAGGTATGGCGGTGTCGCGCACGTAGGCTTCCACCGCGATCTGCTCGCTCATGATGAACTGCCAGACATCTTCCGCCTGCCCGCGTCGCAAAGCCCCGCAAAGCTCCCAGCCGTCGAGCCCGACGATGTTCATGCCGTTGTAGGCGCCGTGCTCGTTCTCGCTGCCGAAAGGCTGCTTGTCGTACCACGCCTGAAAGTTCGGCCCCAGCCAGAAACCGACCTCGAAATGCAGATGTGCCCGGCTGCGCGGGATGCTGTATCCGCCAGCGGAACGCCCCATCACCGCGATCTTCTGTCCGCCTTTTACGGATACGCCGGCATGGATGGATTCGGGCACGCTGCGCAAATGGGCGTAGAGTGTCACCAGCCCTGGCGCGATCTGAGCATGCTCGATGACCATGTAGCGCCCGTAGCCGCTGTTTCCAGCCACGCGGTTGACGTAGCGCACCACGCCATCGTCGAAGGCGTAGATCGGATCGATGGACTCGTTTCGCTTGTCGCGAGCGATCGGCCGCAGATCCAGCCCCTCGTGAAAGCGGTGCCCGTCGTTGCGCACGCAGCCGAAGAGGCCCGAGCTCAACTCGCCGGATACGGTGGGCTGCAGCACGCCTTCCATGCTCCCCGTTTGCAGGAACTTAGGGTTGGGCGTCGGCCAGTAGTGCGGCCCGAGACGAAACGCCTCGTCGGCCTGCGCCACGCAAAGCGCAGCGAGGCAAGCCGCCAGCACGCTAGCGAGAAAGTGTCTTTTGGATATCAGCATTCGTTTTCTTCAGGTCAGCGGCCAGCTCCTCAAGCGTCTCGTCCGGCACCTCTAGAAAGATGTAGATTCTCCCGTCCGAAACCGGACCGTCGATGCGACGCGCCCCGATGGGCTGGCCGTCGACTACCAGAACCAGACGCTTGCCCTGATTCGCCACCGAGATGCGATAAAACGCCCGGGCGGCAGCGGGTTTCAAGGTGAAAGAAAGGCAGTTTCCTAACTCGAGCTCCGCCAGGTCGATCGCCAAATAGTCGAACTCCGAGAGAATCGCGTCGCCTTCCACCGGGATCTTCACCTGGCTGAGCGGCAGCGTGACGATGGCGCTGTAGGCGTCGCCATCCGCCTTCTCCAAAAAGAAGCGGGCCCGCGTGAGTTCCGCCGGGTCGATCCTGCCTGTTTGGCAACCGGCCAGCAGCGACAGCAAAAGAAAAGCTCCCATAAGGAGCCCTGTCGGTCTTTGACTGAACATTCGCCGCCGCATCGCTGGCTCTATAACGAAAGGGCCGACCTCGCGAGGCAAGCGAAGAGTTTCGCCAACGGCGAGCTTCGTAGCGGGTCCAGTCCACGCGCTTGCTCCGAGACGACCCGAACCTCGCCCGACGTGTCGCTCCTTCGAGTCGACGTCTCGATGCGACCTTCGACGCCCTCCTCCGGCAAGTCTCTATTCCGAAGTTCGACAGGGCTCGTATTCGCTTTGCAAGGACAAGGCATCCATGACCGCGGGCGCCTCAGCTTGAAAAGCAGCCCAAAAACGCTTCGCCGACCGCATCGGCGACCAATCGACCGTCCGGGCTCAAGCGAAAGCGGTCTCCATCGCGTTCCGCTCTTCCCGCCTCCACCAGCTGATCGAATATCCGCAGGTTGCGCAGCGGGAGGCCGAAGCGCCGCTCCAATGACCGCAGGTCCACGCCTTCGTTCATGCGCAAACCAAAGATCAAGGCATCTTCGAGAAGGAGCTCAGGCGATAGCGCCTGGCGCTCCACCAAGCCCCGTTTCCCGTTTTCCAAACCGTCCAGCCACGCCTTGAGGTCCGGCACATTGGTATGGCGAGTGCCGGCGAACTGACTCGCGGCGGAGGGGCCGATGCCGATCCACTCAGTCATGCGCCAGGTATTCATATTGTGGTGGCAAGCATGGCCGGGTTTTGCGTAGTTGGAAATTTCATACTGCTGAAAGCCAGCGCGATTCGCCTCTTCCCAAATCGCTGTGTAAAACCGGGCTTCACGCTCCGGGTCGATGCTGACCTTGCCCTGCTGCAGCTTCACGAACAACGCCGTGTCCTCCTCGAAGGTCAGGCAATAGGTCGATAGATGGTCCGGACCCATCGCCAGGGCCGATCGCACGTCCTCACGCCACTCCTCTTCGGACTGCGTGGGGATCGCGAATATCAGATCCACGTTCACCGATTCGAAGCCGATTTCGCGAATCAATTCATAGGCCTTGTGTATTTGCTTCACCGAGTGCTGGCGTCCAAGCGCCTCCAGCAAGCGCTCGTTCAAACTTTGGATACCCATGGATATTCGGGTCACTCCGGCTTCCTTCAAGGCTTCCAGCTTGTCGCGCTTCACCGAGGACGGGGCCATTTCCACCGTCCATTCCTTGCGTGGCTTCCCATAGGCGCCGGTGATCGCCGAAGCCACTTGCAGCATGTCCCCAGCAGGCAGCAGACCGGGAGTGCCACCCCCCCAGAACAGTGTATCAATTCTTCGGTTACCAATATCGACCAGCTCGAGCTCGCGCCTGACTCCTTCGATGTAGGAGAGAATGCCCTTGCGATCGCTTTGTATCTGGTAAAACGCGCAAAAGTCGCAGGCGGTGGAGCAAAAGGGCACGTGCAGGTACACTCCGAGCGCCTGCCCGAAGCCCTCTTCCTCGCCCATATTCGCGTCAATACTCATGCAAATCCTTCCAAAACATTGAAAACCGCTCGCTTACGTGAACTATTTGCTTCACCGCAAGTCCGTTATTTGATTGCAATACAAGCTTACGTTCACTCTACCAACCCGAAACCATGGATACGCGAAATTCCAAGACCAATCGAAGAACCTGGCTCGCGATGCTCGTCGCAGCTGCCGCTCTTTTCCTCGCCGGGTGCGATGTGAAGCTCACCGACCTGACGCCTTCCAGCATGAAGGCCAACCCATCACGCGCCTACGCCGTCACCGCTCAAGTGACCGTCAAGAACAACGCGGTTGTGGAGGGATCGGTCAAGCCGGAGATCATCATCGACGGACGAGCCCACCCGATGGCTCCTGTGCCCGGAAGCGACTCCCTCTTCGAGTTCGACTACCGCATGCCTCCCGGACGCAGCAAGGCAGCCTACTACATCCTGGTCCGCTACGAGCGAAAAACCGCTTCCGCTACCGTGACTAAGGAAATCTACACCGAGCCGCGTACCTTCGAGGTCGAAAATCGCTACTCCGTGGAGCTCGAGGTCAACCGCGCTCCAGTCGGCACTCGGGTCGCCATCCTCGGCCGCGGTTTCACCATGGACGACAAAGTCATGGTGGGTGGCACGCCTGCCCTCACCCAGGTGGAAAGCTCCACCTCCATCGCGTTTTACGTGCCCTCTCTCCCCGAAGGCCGCAACTACAACGTCACCGTGCTCGGCCTCAACGGCGAGCTCTCCGCTGGCAGCCTGCGCGTCGACGCCTCGAACATCCACGTCACCCCGAGCAGCCTCAGCATCAACAGCGGCGGTCGCGCCCTTCTGACCTTTTCCATTCCCACCGAAGCCCCTCCTGGCGGCCTCGCCGTCACCGTCACCACCGACGTCCCAGACAGCGTGATCATGCCGGAGGTCGTCATCCCCGCCGGCCAACGCTCCACCAGCGTTCGCGTCCAGGGAGGCGATCCAGGCTCCGGAAACCTCTTCGTGGAGCTTGGCGGCTACTCCGACGTGGTCATTCCGATCACGGTCAACTAGCGCCAGCGCCAAGACGCCTTCTTAGCCTCGGCCACCCCATTGGTGCCGAGGCTTTTTCGCGCCCAGGCTGAGGCCGCAAATAGCGGGAGCAGCGACCCGCGTTCCTGCGAACCGCGCCGTTTCCCCTAGTAACCCTGAGCTCGCCTCTCGCCGTCCCGTAGCCACGTTTCTGCGAACCGCGCCCCCCGTCGCTAGTCATTTCCCAATTTCACCATTGCTCATCGCCAGCAATGCTATTCTCTTACCTTCTCACAAAGCATAGGGGAGTCCCGAGCGCGGGGCCGAGACGTGAGGACGTTCGCCTCATAGACCCTTAGGAAGCCCTCAGCTTCCTGTAAACCTGATGCGGGTCATGCCGTCGAAGGGAATGCGTCGGACGAAGGCGCCTTCCAATCGGCCCCACGATCGGTATCGAGTTTCGCAACTCACCACTCACGATTCACCATTCCATCATGTCCGACAGCAATTCAGCCTCATCCTTCGAGCCGCTCCCTAATTCACGCCGCGTCTACGTGACCGGCTCCCGCGACGACATCCGCGTCCCCATGCGCGAAATCACGCTCAACGACACGCGCAAGCCGGACGGATCCACAGAACCGAACGAGCCCATCCGCGTCTACGACTGCTCCGGTCCTTGGGGCGACCCCGAATACCACCGCGATGTCGCCAAAGGACTCCCGCAGGCCCGACGCGATTGGGTGCTCGAACGCGGCGATGTCGAAGAGTACGATGGACGAGCTCTCACCGCTGCAGACGACGGCTACCTTTCCGACGTGCACCGCACCAAAGCCGAGGAATCGGGAAAACTGATTCGCTTCGACACCTCATCTCGCAAACCGCTGCGCGCCGCCAAAGGAACTCCGGTCACTCAGCTGCACTACGCCCGCCAAGGTATCATCACCCCGGAGATGGAATTTATCGCCATCCGCGAGAACGCCAAGCTTCAGCGAGCCAAGGAAAGCCTGCGCATGAACGCCAACGCCCCGCGCAACTCCCTGCTCAAGCAGCACCCGGGCAACCCTTGGGGCGCCAACATTCCGGACGAGATCACTCCCGAGTTCGTGCGCGACGAGGTGGCTCGCGGTCGGGCCATCATCCCGGCCAACGTCAACCATACCGAATTGGAGCCGATGATCATCGGCCGAAATTTCCTGGTTAAGATCAATGCCAACATAGGCAACTCCGCCGTGGCCTCTTCCATCGAGGAGGAAGTCGAAAAGATGCGCTGGGCCATCCGCTGGGGAGCCGACACCGTGATGGATCTTTCCACCGGAAAAAACATCCACCAGACCCGCGAGTGGATCCTGCGCAACAGCCCCGTGCCCATCGGCACCGTGCCCATCTACCAGGCCCTCGAGAAGGTCAACGGCAAGGCGGAGGAGCTCACCTGGGAAATCTATCGCGACACCCTTATCGAGCAATGCGAGCAGGGCGTCGACTACTTTACCATTCACGCGGGCGTGCTGCTGCGCTTCATCCCTCATACCGCGCAGCGCATGACAGGTATCGTCTCTCGCGGCGGATCCATCATGGCCAAGTGGTGCCTCAGCCACCACAAGGAGAATTTCCTCTACACCCATTGGGACGACATCTGCGACATCTGCGCCGCCTACGACGTCTCGTTCTCCATCGGCGACGGCCTGCGTCCGGGCTCCGTGGCGGACGCCAACGACTACCCGCAGTTTGCCGAACTCGAGGTCCAGGGCGAACTCACCAAGCGAGCTTGGGACAAAGGATGCCAGGTCATGAACGAGGGTCCCGGTCACGTGCCGATGCACATGATCCAGGAAAACATGGAAAAACAGCTCGAGTGGTGCCACGAAGCCCCCTTCTACACCCTCGGCCCGCTCACCACCGACGTCGCCCCCGGCTACGACCACATCACCTCCGGCATCGGCGCAGCCATGATCGGCTGGTACGGCTGCGCCATGCTGTGCTACGTCACTCCCAAGGAGCACCTCGGCCTGCCCAACAAGCAGGACGTCAAGGAGGGCGTCATCACCTACAAGATCGCCGCCCACGCCGCCGACTTGGCAAAAGGCCACCCGGCCGCCCAGTACCGCGACAACGCTCTCTCCAAGGCCCGCTTCGAGTTCCGCTGGGAAGACCAGTTCTCCCTCTCGCTCGATCCGGAAACCGCCATGAAGTACCATGACGAGACCCTCCCGCAGGACGCCGCCAAGACGGCCCACTTCTGCTCCATGTGCGGCCCGAACTTCTGCTCCATGAAAATCACCGACGACGTGCGCAAGTACGCCGACGAACACGGCGTGGAGTCCGAAGAAGCCCTCGCCGCCGGCATGGAGGAAAAAGCCAAGCAGTTCCGCGAATCAGGCGGCGAAGTCTACCAGTAGATTCCAGGCGCGAACCGTTCGGGCATCCTCTAGGTTAGCGGCCGCGATCCCGTAGCCGCCTTTCCGCGAAAGGCGCAGCGCTCTCCAAGCCCTCGCCAAGTCTCCAATAGGCGAGGGCTTTTCGTATCCAAAAATCGTTACGATTCAACTACCTGCCAACGACCCGATACGTCAGTCAATCCGTCGCTTGATTCGTCGTCCTTGCTATGACCAACTCGCAACACGAAAGAATAAAGGGCGCCGTATTCGGACAATTCGTTGGCGACGCCGCCGCCCTCGGTACGCACTGGATTTACGACACCACGGAGCTGCTCGCTCGACACGGCGGCAGCATCGAAGGCTTCGAATCGCCCAGCGAAGGCCACTACCACCACGGACGATTTCCGGGAGAGCAAACCCACTACGGCGATGCCGCGAAAATCCTCGTGGAAAGTCTCCTCGACAGCGAGCTCCGCTTCGACCCAGACGATTTCGGCAAACGCTTCCACTCCTTCTTCAGCTCGTCCAGCTATAGTGGATACCTAGATCACGCGACCAAGGACACCTTGCGAAACATCGATGCGTTCGCCTCCGAAAATCCGAATAGCCGCATCCCATTTGCCAAGCTGGGTTCGCAAGACGAACAGATGGCCAGCGTCACCTCTCTCGCCCCGCTGCTGCTCGTTTCAAGCTCGCTGTCCGAAACGCTGCAAACCGCCGACGAATTTACCCGTATCCGCCAAAACAACGCCAGAGCTCGGGCTTACACGAAAACGCTCGTCGCGATCCTGTACCATCTCGTGCAAGGGCGCCCTCCGCTCGAAGCAGTCGAACTGAGCTTGCAGCAGCTCGACCCAGCGAACCCATACGAAGCGGAGGCCAAGCAACGCGCCCAAACCGCCGTCGACAAGCGAGACCGCTCAGTGCTCGAAACCACCGCCGAGCTCGGACAGTCCTGCCCTTTGCCGGGTAGCTTTCCGTCCGCCCTGCACGCCTTCCTGCGCAACGAGAACGACTTTCGCGACGCCATCTTGGAGACCATCAAGGCGGGAGGGGACAACGCTGGACGAGCCGCGATCGTTGGTGCCCTATGTGGCGCCAATCTGGGCTTCGACAGTATATCTACAAACTGGATACAGAAGCTAGCCCACCGACCCTCCCTCTCTGCCCTCCTTTCACGAAACGCCTTCGTCTGAGACCGATTGAGTCGTATCCTAGGTTGCGGGGTCTAGCCTCCCTTCGCCCTGCCATGACGCACGAATCCGACAGTCCAGGAACTCCTTCCTTATCGTCACCTGCCAGCCAACGAAGATAGCGAGAAATTCCTAGAGAATAATGGCGGGTTTCGACAGGCAGGAGCGCATAGCTTAATAAGTTATGACCCAAAAAAACACCCCACTGCCCCGAACCATCGCTAAACTGGCTGTCGGCCTCATCGGCG
Coding sequences:
- the smpB gene encoding SsrA-binding protein SmpB; this encodes MAAKSRKGSKSGKPQDIRNAKVHRDYHVEDTYEAGIALTGTEVKSIRAGKAQISEGFCRFHKGEFFINGLHIDEYAFGNINNHIPRRERKLLLKKSELRKIERALEAGGKTAIPTRMYFKEALIKVEIGICVGKKLFDKREDLKKKAQMRDIDREMKSVRAR
- a CDS encoding DNA-directed RNA polymerase subunit omega encodes the protein MREDYIKEARKVIKDPNILINVVSRRVRQLRHGNRPLVESLEKLNPEDIALREIIEGKISYELAE
- the cutA gene encoding divalent-cation tolerance protein CutA gives rise to the protein MPESDTSLFVCWTTAPDREIAQKLASLAIEKGAAACAQIDGPINSVYLWKDQVETDQEFRLWFKTTRRCLDALEELVAENHPYDTPQWVCLKAEKVSEKYLKWAGDVANLRGFA
- a CDS encoding small basic protein yields the protein MSQHPSYKSNAATGAKRNVLKRFERVELLRKRGQWKDGDRVSGLRKTKPEA
- a CDS encoding M23 family metallopeptidase, whose amino-acid sequence is MLISKRHFLASVLAACLAALCVAQADEAFRLGPHYWPTPNPKFLQTGSMEGVLQPTVSGELSSGLFGCVRNDGHRFHEGLDLRPIARDKRNESIDPIYAFDDGVVRYVNRVAGNSGYGRYMVIEHAQIAPGLVTLYAHLRSVPESIHAGVSVKGGQKIAVMGRSAGGYSIPRSRAHLHFEVGFWLGPNFQAWYDKQPFGSENEHGAYNGMNIVGLDGWELCGALRRGQAEDVWQFIMSEQIAVEAYVRDTAIPDLLEVNPHLMANVRLPDDHAGWLIELTWYGLPTRFRALTSLEMEGKDRWLTARALRPDLLEGKYCMDLARDDLFGGAGARLTSLINRMFVR
- the hemW gene encoding radical SAM family heme chaperone HemW encodes the protein MSIDANMGEEEGFGQALGVYLHVPFCSTACDFCAFYQIQSDRKGILSYIEGVRRELELVDIGNRRIDTLFWGGGTPGLLPAGDMLQVASAITGAYGKPRKEWTVEMAPSSVKRDKLEALKEAGVTRISMGIQSLNERLLEALGRQHSVKQIHKAYELIREIGFESVNVDLIFAIPTQSEEEWREDVRSALAMGPDHLSTYCLTFEEDTALFVKLQQGKVSIDPEREARFYTAIWEEANRAGFQQYEISNYAKPGHACHHNMNTWRMTEWIGIGPSAASQFAGTRHTNVPDLKAWLDGLENGKRGLVERQALSPELLLEDALIFGLRMNEGVDLRSLERRFGLPLRNLRIFDQLVEAGRAERDGDRFRLSPDGRLVADAVGEAFLGCFSS
- a CDS encoding IPT/TIG domain-containing protein codes for the protein MDTRNSKTNRRTWLAMLVAAAALFLAGCDVKLTDLTPSSMKANPSRAYAVTAQVTVKNNAVVEGSVKPEIIIDGRAHPMAPVPGSDSLFEFDYRMPPGRSKAAYYILVRYERKTASATVTKEIYTEPRTFEVENRYSVELEVNRAPVGTRVAILGRGFTMDDKVMVGGTPALTQVESSTSIAFYVPSLPEGRNYNVTVLGLNGELSAGSLRVDASNIHVTPSSLSINSGGRALLTFSIPTEAPPGGLAVTVTTDVPDSVIMPEVVIPAGQRSTSVRVQGGDPGSGNLFVELGGYSDVVIPITVN
- the thiC gene encoding phosphomethylpyrimidine synthase ThiC, encoding MSDSNSASSFEPLPNSRRVYVTGSRDDIRVPMREITLNDTRKPDGSTEPNEPIRVYDCSGPWGDPEYHRDVAKGLPQARRDWVLERGDVEEYDGRALTAADDGYLSDVHRTKAEESGKLIRFDTSSRKPLRAAKGTPVTQLHYARQGIITPEMEFIAIRENAKLQRAKESLRMNANAPRNSLLKQHPGNPWGANIPDEITPEFVRDEVARGRAIIPANVNHTELEPMIIGRNFLVKINANIGNSAVASSIEEEVEKMRWAIRWGADTVMDLSTGKNIHQTREWILRNSPVPIGTVPIYQALEKVNGKAEELTWEIYRDTLIEQCEQGVDYFTIHAGVLLRFIPHTAQRMTGIVSRGGSIMAKWCLSHHKENFLYTHWDDICDICAAYDVSFSIGDGLRPGSVADANDYPQFAELEVQGELTKRAWDKGCQVMNEGPGHVPMHMIQENMEKQLEWCHEAPFYTLGPLTTDVAPGYDHITSGIGAAMIGWYGCAMLCYVTPKEHLGLPNKQDVKEGVITYKIAAHAADLAKGHPAAQYRDNALSKARFEFRWEDQFSLSLDPETAMKYHDETLPQDAAKTAHFCSMCGPNFCSMKITDDVRKYADEHGVESEEALAAGMEEKAKQFRESGGEVYQ
- a CDS encoding ADP-ribosylglycohydrolase family protein; this encodes MTNSQHERIKGAVFGQFVGDAAALGTHWIYDTTELLARHGGSIEGFESPSEGHYHHGRFPGEQTHYGDAAKILVESLLDSELRFDPDDFGKRFHSFFSSSSYSGYLDHATKDTLRNIDAFASENPNSRIPFAKLGSQDEQMASVTSLAPLLLVSSSLSETLQTADEFTRIRQNNARARAYTKTLVAILYHLVQGRPPLEAVELSLQQLDPANPYEAEAKQRAQTAVDKRDRSVLETTAELGQSCPLPGSFPSALHAFLRNENDFRDAILETIKAGGDNAGRAAIVGALCGANLGFDSISTNWIQKLAHRPSLSALLSRNAFV